AGCAAGGCACTCCCGTCGTTTTCGTAACGGGTTCGCTTGATTTCATTGTCCAGCCGATAGCGGACTTCCTCAATGTTGATTCTGTATTGGCACCACAACTTCACGAACAGAACGAACAGTTCACGGGTGAATTGACAACCGTGCCCCTCATTGGGGAAGAGAAAGCAAAGGCAATGCAAGCCTACTCTGAACGACACGGCATTTCATTGAAAGACAGCTACGCTTACGGCGACAGTCAATCCGATCTGCCTATGTTGGAATGTGTTGGGAATCCGGTCGTTGTGAATCCGGGAAAAGCACTCCGTGAGAAAGCACTCGCATCTGGTTGGGAAATGCATGAATGGTTATAATAAAAAACAAAAGGAGAGTAATTATGAACATTAGACGTTATTTTGAGTCCCTGTCTGAACCAAACGACACGATGTTTGTTGAAATTGGGG
This window of the Candidatus Poribacteria bacterium genome carries:
- a CDS encoding HAD family hydrolase, coding for MSDPNPKLLKTVAFFDVDGTLLKSTIVHYYIWMRFKETPFLLKYLWLVGFLPKIVYYLILDRISRPRFNETFYRNYRGMNVDEIKELSIEMFEAYLRPKIFPAAIAQIQEHKEQGTPVVFVTGSLDFIVQPIADFLNVDSVLAPQLHEQNEQFTGELTTVPLIGEEKAKAMQAYSERHGISLKDSYAYGDSQSDLPMLECVGNPVVVNPGKALREKALASGWEMHEWL